In a single window of the Pedococcus dokdonensis genome:
- a CDS encoding putative quinol monooxygenase — protein MIALVVSLDVVPGRLEEFTAAIATNAERSFTDEPGCLYFDVVQDLSDDHHFVFYELYADEDAVAAHRAAPHFAHWRAAADRCVVPGSQVNTLATQRLHHSQAQS, from the coding sequence ATGATCGCCCTCGTCGTCTCCCTCGACGTCGTCCCCGGACGTCTCGAGGAGTTCACCGCGGCCATCGCCACGAACGCCGAGCGCTCGTTCACGGACGAGCCGGGATGCCTCTACTTCGACGTCGTCCAGGACCTCTCGGACGACCACCACTTCGTCTTCTACGAGCTGTACGCCGACGAGGATGCCGTGGCGGCCCACCGCGCCGCGCCGCACTTCGCGCACTGGCGAGCCGCGGCCGACCGCTGCGTCGTGCCGGGCAGCCAGGTGAACACCCTTGCCACGCAACGCTTACACCACTCCCAGGCGCAGTCGTGA
- a CDS encoding isocitrate/isopropylmalate dehydrogenase family protein, producing MKILVLPGDGIGPEITEATVEVLHALDQQAGLGLELERRDIGLAALAASGSTLPDDVLARVPQVDGTILGPVSHYDYPPRAEGGINPSAELRTRFELYANVRPCRSVDGLTVLRTPMDLVIVRENTEGFYSDRSMHAGGGEFMPDPESAFSIRKITARASRRVARTAFELARTRRSHVTAVHKANVLKLSDGLFLDSVRAVAADYPDVELRELIVDAAAARLIRDPASFDVLVTTNMFGDILSDEASELCGSLGLGGAVNAGDDLCVAQAQHGSAPDIAGRGIANPVSLILSAGLLLDWHGARADRPELRQAWQHLDRVVTSVIAEPATRTRDLGGSLGTADFTEALIAALTKEPARA from the coding sequence GTGAAGATCCTGGTCCTGCCGGGCGACGGCATCGGTCCCGAGATCACCGAGGCGACGGTGGAGGTGCTGCACGCCCTCGACCAGCAGGCTGGGCTGGGCCTCGAGCTGGAGCGGCGCGACATCGGCCTGGCCGCGTTGGCGGCCAGCGGGTCGACCCTCCCTGACGACGTGCTCGCCCGGGTGCCCCAGGTCGACGGCACCATCCTCGGACCGGTATCCCACTACGACTACCCGCCGCGCGCCGAGGGCGGGATCAACCCGTCCGCCGAGCTGCGCACCCGGTTCGAGCTCTACGCCAACGTGCGGCCATGTCGCTCGGTCGACGGCCTGACCGTGCTGCGCACCCCGATGGACCTGGTGATCGTCCGCGAGAACACCGAGGGCTTCTACTCCGACCGCAGCATGCACGCCGGAGGTGGCGAGTTCATGCCCGACCCCGAGTCGGCGTTCTCCATCCGCAAGATCACCGCCCGCGCTTCGAGGCGGGTGGCCAGGACCGCGTTCGAGCTGGCCCGCACCCGACGCTCGCACGTCACCGCGGTGCACAAGGCCAACGTGCTCAAGCTGTCGGATGGGCTCTTCCTCGACTCGGTGCGCGCGGTCGCTGCCGACTACCCGGACGTCGAGCTGCGCGAGCTGATCGTCGATGCCGCCGCAGCCCGGCTGATCCGCGACCCGGCGTCCTTCGACGTCCTGGTCACCACCAACATGTTCGGCGACATCCTCAGCGACGAGGCGTCCGAGCTCTGCGGGAGCCTCGGCCTCGGCGGGGCGGTCAACGCGGGCGACGACCTCTGTGTCGCACAGGCGCAGCACGGCTCGGCTCCCGACATCGCCGGTCGGGGGATCGCCAACCCGGTCTCGCTCATCCTCTCGGCGGGCCTGCTGCTCGACTGGCACGGTGCCCGCGCCGACCGCCCGGAGCTGCGACAGGCCTGGCAGCACCTCGACCGCGTCGTCACCTCCGTCATCGCCGAGCCCGCCACACGGACCCGCGACCTCGGCGGCAGCCTCGGCACCGCCGACTTCACCGAAGCCCTCATCGCCGCCCTGACCAAGGAGCCCGCCCGTGCCTGA
- a CDS encoding cupin domain-containing protein — MPDQPLAPSLLIRPDDVVPFDRGNGVVTVPYVGKWNCGTNRVTTGQTQFQPGTGLPLHSHNVEESVLVLEGEAVAEIGNERFDLVAGEATWVPAGIPHRFLNRGDGVMRIYWVYGGRDVTRTITATGETFEHLSESDRGGLSAP; from the coding sequence GTGCCTGACCAGCCGCTCGCCCCCAGCCTGCTGATCCGTCCCGACGACGTCGTCCCCTTCGACCGTGGCAACGGCGTCGTGACCGTCCCCTACGTGGGCAAGTGGAACTGCGGGACCAACCGGGTCACCACCGGGCAGACGCAGTTCCAGCCCGGGACGGGTCTCCCCCTGCACAGCCACAACGTGGAGGAGTCGGTGCTGGTCCTCGAGGGCGAGGCCGTCGCCGAGATCGGGAACGAGCGGTTCGACCTCGTCGCAGGGGAGGCGACCTGGGTGCCGGCCGGCATCCCGCACCGGTTCCTCAACCGTGGCGACGGGGTCATGCGGATCTACTGGGTCTACGGCGGGCGTGACGTCACCCGCACCATCACGGCCACCGGCGAGACCTTCGAGCACCTGTCGGAGAGCGACCGGGGCGGGCTGAGCGCGCCATGA
- a CDS encoding metallophosphoesterase, whose translation MLGALVAVGLSPMTVEGSAAGAPAGAVLAPAAVVPPPGDPAVLRPGALVPPAPARAASVDTVFSFAVMPDTQDEVVSSDPRMAKRISWLVQNRARLDLRWVLHSGDLQNWDTPGHEQFATTSTRLSALTTAGLPFLAAPGNHDTAAVCPGGSACPGAPTSVTLRDTTTWNAYYPPSRFGMQGVYEAGKSDNGWRTFSAGGLRWLVLDLELWPRAGVVSWARSVVATHPHHNVIVVTHAFLTSTGTVSTSTGGYGATSPKVLWAALDDYPNVVMVFSGHVGQVINSSIAARGVDGHKVATFLQAMHARYTNPVRIVTVDVVKRTLRTQIRSNYDASKPVGRQDVVTIHPYTSTITNMRWVR comes from the coding sequence GTGCTGGGTGCCCTGGTCGCCGTCGGCCTCTCGCCCATGACGGTCGAGGGCTCGGCTGCCGGCGCACCGGCCGGGGCGGTCCTGGCCCCGGCCGCGGTGGTCCCGCCCCCGGGTGACCCGGCCGTGCTCAGACCGGGCGCGCTGGTCCCGCCGGCCCCGGCCCGGGCGGCTTCCGTCGACACCGTCTTCTCCTTCGCCGTCATGCCGGACACCCAGGACGAGGTGGTGAGCAGCGACCCGCGCATGGCCAAGCGGATCTCGTGGCTGGTGCAGAACCGCGCCAGGCTCGACCTGCGCTGGGTGCTGCACAGTGGCGACCTGCAGAACTGGGACACCCCGGGGCACGAGCAGTTCGCCACCACGAGCACGCGGCTGAGCGCTCTCACGACGGCCGGGCTGCCGTTCCTCGCCGCACCCGGGAACCACGACACCGCCGCGGTGTGCCCCGGCGGCTCCGCGTGCCCGGGGGCCCCGACCAGCGTCACGCTCCGCGACACCACCACCTGGAACGCGTACTACCCACCATCCCGCTTCGGGATGCAGGGGGTGTACGAGGCCGGCAAGTCCGACAACGGCTGGCGCACCTTCTCCGCGGGTGGACTGAGGTGGCTGGTGCTCGACCTCGAGCTGTGGCCGCGCGCCGGGGTGGTCTCCTGGGCGCGCAGCGTCGTCGCCACGCACCCGCACCACAACGTCATCGTCGTGACGCACGCCTTCCTCACCTCCACCGGCACGGTCTCCACCAGCACCGGGGGCTACGGCGCGACCTCGCCCAAGGTCCTGTGGGCTGCCCTCGACGACTACCCCAACGTGGTCATGGTCTTCAGTGGTCACGTCGGCCAGGTCATCAACTCCTCGATCGCCGCCCGCGGGGTCGACGGGCACAAGGTGGCGACCTTCCTGCAGGCCATGCACGCCCGCTACACCAACCCGGTGCGGATCGTCACGGTCGACGTCGTCAAGCGCACCCTTCGCACCCAGATCAGGTCCAACTACGACGCCTCGAAGCCGGTCGGCCGGCAGGACGTGGTCACGATCCACCCCTACACCTCCACCATCACGAACATGCGCTGGGTGCGCTGA
- the hutU gene encoding urocanate hydratase encodes MEGARPVRAPRGTSLSSTTHWGAEAPLRMLMNNLDPENAERPDDLVVYGGTGRAARDWKSFDAMVRTLGTLKQDETMLVQSGRPVGVMQTHEWAPRVLIANSNLVGDWATWPEFRRLEHLGLTMYGQMTAGSWIYIGTQGIVQGTYETFAAIAEKKFGGTLAGTLTLTGGCGGMGGAQPLAVTLNEGACLIVDVDESRLRRRVEHRYLDEVADSLDDAIEKAVAAKNERRAWSVGVVGNAAELFPELLRRGVPIDIVTDQTSAHDPLSYLPEGIELGDWHEYAEKKPEEFTDRARESMAKHVQAMVEFQDAGAEVFDYGNSIRDEARQGGYDRAFEFPGFVPAYIRPLFCEGKGPFRWAALSGDPKDIAATDRAVLDLFPDNERLHKWIKGAQERIAFQGLPARICWLGQGERDKAGLAFNELVRTGEVSAPIVIGRDHLDTGSVASPYRETEAMLDGSDAIADWPLLNALVNTSSGASWVSIHHGGGVGIGRSLHAGQVSLADGTELAAQKLARVLTNDPAMGVIRHVDAGYEIAERTAQEQGVRIPMREG; translated from the coding sequence ATGGAAGGCGCCCGCCCCGTCCGCGCCCCTCGCGGCACCTCGCTGAGCTCCACCACCCACTGGGGTGCCGAGGCGCCGCTGCGGATGCTGATGAACAACCTCGACCCCGAGAACGCCGAGCGACCCGACGACCTGGTCGTCTACGGCGGCACCGGACGCGCGGCCCGCGACTGGAAGTCGTTCGACGCGATGGTGCGCACCCTCGGCACCCTCAAGCAGGACGAGACCATGTTGGTGCAGAGCGGTCGCCCGGTCGGCGTCATGCAGACCCACGAGTGGGCGCCGCGGGTCCTCATCGCCAACTCCAACCTGGTCGGTGACTGGGCGACCTGGCCGGAGTTCCGCCGGCTCGAGCACCTCGGCCTGACGATGTACGGGCAGATGACGGCCGGTTCGTGGATCTACATCGGCACCCAGGGCATCGTCCAGGGCACCTACGAGACGTTCGCGGCGATCGCCGAGAAGAAGTTCGGCGGCACCCTCGCCGGCACCCTCACCCTCACCGGCGGGTGTGGTGGCATGGGTGGCGCGCAGCCGCTCGCCGTCACCCTCAACGAGGGGGCCTGCCTCATCGTCGACGTCGACGAGAGCCGGTTGCGCCGCCGGGTCGAGCACCGCTACCTCGACGAGGTCGCCGACTCCCTGGACGACGCCATCGAGAAGGCCGTCGCCGCCAAGAACGAGCGTCGCGCGTGGTCGGTCGGCGTGGTCGGCAACGCGGCCGAGCTCTTCCCCGAGCTGCTGCGCCGCGGGGTGCCGATCGACATCGTCACCGACCAGACCAGCGCCCACGACCCGCTGTCCTACCTGCCCGAGGGGATCGAGCTGGGGGACTGGCACGAGTACGCGGAGAAGAAGCCGGAGGAGTTCACCGACCGGGCCCGCGAGTCGATGGCCAAGCACGTGCAGGCGATGGTCGAGTTCCAGGACGCCGGTGCCGAGGTGTTCGACTACGGCAACTCGATCCGTGACGAGGCCCGCCAGGGTGGGTATGACCGTGCCTTCGAGTTCCCGGGGTTCGTCCCGGCCTACATCCGCCCCCTGTTCTGCGAGGGCAAGGGCCCGTTCCGCTGGGCCGCCCTGTCCGGTGACCCGAAGGACATCGCCGCGACCGACCGCGCCGTGCTCGACCTCTTCCCGGACAACGAGCGACTGCACAAGTGGATCAAGGGCGCCCAGGAGCGGATCGCCTTCCAGGGCCTGCCCGCCCGGATCTGCTGGCTCGGTCAGGGCGAGCGCGACAAGGCCGGCCTCGCCTTCAACGAGCTGGTCCGCACCGGCGAGGTGAGCGCCCCGATCGTGATCGGTCGCGACCACCTCGACACGGGGTCCGTCGCGAGCCCCTACCGCGAGACCGAGGCCATGCTCGACGGCTCGGACGCGATCGCCGACTGGCCGCTGCTGAACGCGCTCGTCAACACCAGCTCGGGCGCCAGCTGGGTCTCGATCCACCACGGCGGCGGCGTCGGCATCGGGCGGTCGCTGCACGCTGGTCAGGTCTCGCTCGCCGACGGCACCGAGCTCGCCGCCCAGAAGCTCGCGCGGGTGCTCACCAACGACCCGGCGATGGGTGTCATCCGGCACGTGGACGCCGGCTACGAGATCGCCGAGCGAACCGCGCAGGAGCAGGGCGTCCGCATCCCGATGCGCGAGGGCTGA
- a CDS encoding Ldh family oxidoreductase, producing the protein MDPTGSPAHENPRHGPFAAAELARFATDALVAEGVPATDAALLADTLVTAELWGHASHGLLRLPWYVARLRSGATEAVTAVEVVRDGGAVVVLDGHHGVGQVVAQRAVELGIERARSHGISGVAVRASGHFGTAAYFTRQAAGAGCVALLVTNASPAMAPWGGRAKAIGTNPWSIAAPAGRHGVVVMDLANTAVARGKVYLAAERGEQVPDGWAAAADGTPTTDPAEAIAGLILPMAGPKGYVISFMMDVLAGVLTGSAFGDAVAGPYDPSRRSGAGHFLITIDVAAVSDRADFSARVEALVDQTRGGELSAWADEILVPGELEDRNRQRLAVDGIPLAATTLEALATLARETDVAPPAPLSDTTTGPEVPA; encoded by the coding sequence GTGGACCCGACCGGGAGTCCCGCGCACGAGAATCCGCGCCATGGACCCTTCGCAGCAGCGGAGCTGGCCCGGTTCGCCACGGACGCGCTCGTCGCCGAAGGCGTGCCGGCGACGGATGCGGCCCTGCTGGCCGACACGCTGGTCACGGCCGAGCTCTGGGGACACGCGTCGCACGGCCTCCTGCGACTGCCCTGGTACGTCGCGCGCCTGCGTTCCGGGGCGACCGAGGCCGTGACGGCCGTGGAGGTCGTCCGTGACGGAGGCGCCGTCGTGGTGCTGGACGGTCACCACGGGGTCGGCCAGGTCGTGGCCCAGCGAGCCGTCGAGCTCGGCATCGAGCGAGCCCGCAGCCACGGGATCAGCGGGGTGGCCGTGCGGGCTTCAGGGCACTTCGGCACCGCCGCGTACTTCACCCGCCAGGCCGCGGGGGCGGGCTGTGTCGCCCTGCTGGTGACCAACGCCAGCCCCGCCATGGCTCCGTGGGGTGGGCGGGCCAAGGCGATCGGGACCAACCCGTGGTCCATCGCTGCTCCCGCAGGCCGCCACGGCGTGGTGGTCATGGACCTCGCCAACACGGCGGTCGCGCGCGGCAAGGTCTACCTCGCGGCCGAACGCGGCGAGCAGGTGCCCGACGGCTGGGCGGCCGCCGCCGACGGCACCCCGACGACCGACCCCGCCGAGGCCATCGCCGGACTGATCCTGCCGATGGCCGGCCCCAAGGGCTACGTCATCTCGTTCATGATGGACGTCCTCGCCGGGGTCCTCACCGGCAGCGCCTTCGGCGACGCCGTCGCCGGTCCCTACGACCCGAGCCGCCGCAGCGGCGCCGGCCACTTCCTCATCACGATCGACGTCGCGGCGGTGTCGGACCGGGCGGACTTCTCTGCCCGCGTCGAGGCGCTCGTCGACCAGACCCGCGGCGGCGAGCTCTCCGCCTGGGCCGACGAGATCCTCGTCCCCGGCGAGCTCGAGGACCGCAACCGGCAGCGGCTGGCCGTCGACGGCATACCGCTCGCCGCCACCACGCTCGAGGCGTTGGCGACTCTCGCGCGCGAGACCGACGTCGCACCGCCCGCCCCGCTCAGCGACACCACCACCGGACCGGAGGTCCCCGCATGA
- a CDS encoding aldehyde dehydrogenase family protein, whose product MTAADTTATVITANPADGTTLATYPAMGAAEVEAAVARGAEAARSWGGLPVTERVALLARLAVHLRADVERYAALVTAEMGKPLAQARGEVEKSAVTADYYAANAEAIQAARPVEIDSPAGVSAFVSPEPLGLVLAVMPWNFPVWQVMRFAIPTLAAGNGVLLKHSPNVTGTALAIADAFEQAGFPQHLVTALVLAEPEVPDTVARLIADDRVAAVTLTGSNRAGEMVGAAAGRASKRSVLELGGSDAFVVLSDADVPAAAAAAVGARFTNSGQSCVCAKRFVVEAPVAQEFIELFLAGVRDLTVGDPTDPGTAVGPLARADLRDALQRQVDESVAAGATLAAGGRSVPGPGSFYEPTVLLDTGPGMPAFDEETFGPVAAIAVAADEGDAVRLANATAYGLGLSVWSRSTERALGVARRITSGAAFVNAVVASDPRVPFGGTKRSGYGRELAQAGILEFTNQRTYWVQA is encoded by the coding sequence ATGACCGCCGCCGACACCACTGCCACGGTCATCACCGCCAACCCGGCGGACGGCACCACGCTCGCGACCTACCCGGCCATGGGTGCCGCGGAGGTCGAGGCGGCGGTGGCGCGCGGAGCCGAGGCGGCCCGCAGCTGGGGCGGCCTGCCCGTCACCGAGCGCGTGGCCCTGCTCGCCCGCCTCGCCGTGCACCTGCGCGCCGACGTGGAGCGGTATGCCGCGCTGGTCACTGCCGAGATGGGCAAGCCGCTCGCGCAGGCCAGGGGGGAGGTGGAGAAGTCCGCGGTCACCGCCGACTACTACGCGGCCAACGCCGAGGCGATCCAGGCCGCCCGGCCGGTCGAGATCGACTCTCCTGCAGGCGTTTCCGCCTTCGTGAGTCCCGAGCCGTTGGGGCTCGTGCTCGCTGTCATGCCGTGGAACTTCCCGGTCTGGCAGGTGATGCGCTTCGCCATCCCCACCCTGGCGGCGGGCAACGGCGTGCTCCTCAAGCACTCGCCGAACGTCACCGGAACCGCCCTGGCCATCGCCGACGCCTTCGAGCAGGCCGGGTTCCCGCAGCACCTCGTGACGGCCCTGGTGCTCGCGGAGCCGGAGGTGCCCGACACGGTGGCACGGTTGATCGCCGACGACCGCGTGGCCGCGGTCACCCTCACCGGCAGCAACCGGGCGGGGGAGATGGTCGGCGCAGCCGCCGGCCGGGCGTCCAAGCGGTCGGTGCTCGAGCTGGGTGGCTCTGACGCGTTCGTGGTGCTCTCGGACGCCGACGTCCCTGCCGCGGCAGCAGCGGCGGTCGGCGCCCGCTTCACCAACTCCGGCCAGAGCTGCGTCTGCGCCAAGCGGTTCGTCGTCGAGGCGCCGGTGGCGCAGGAGTTCATCGAGCTGTTCCTGGCCGGCGTCCGGGACCTCACCGTGGGGGACCCCACCGACCCGGGCACCGCGGTCGGCCCGTTGGCGCGGGCCGACCTGCGTGATGCGCTCCAGCGGCAGGTCGACGAGTCCGTGGCGGCCGGGGCGACGCTGGCAGCGGGCGGGCGCAGCGTGCCCGGTCCCGGGTCGTTCTACGAGCCGACCGTGCTGCTCGACACCGGACCCGGGATGCCGGCCTTCGACGAGGAGACCTTCGGACCGGTGGCGGCGATCGCGGTGGCCGCCGACGAAGGGGACGCGGTGCGGCTGGCCAACGCGACGGCCTACGGGCTCGGACTGAGTGTGTGGAGCCGCTCGACCGAGCGCGCCCTCGGCGTCGCGCGCCGCATCACCTCGGGAGCTGCCTTCGTCAACGCGGTCGTCGCCTCGGACCCACGGGTGCCGTTCGGTGGCACCAAGCGCAGCGGCTACGGCCGGGAGCTCGCCCAGGCGGGCATCCTCGAGTTCACCAACCAGCGCACCTACTGGGTGCAGGCCTGA
- the hutH gene encoding histidine ammonia-lyase, with protein MTTTATSAPPVTVGTGPLSFEDVVAVARHDARIELSAESLAEVRRTRKVIEALADDTVAHYGVSTGFGALATRHIPVELRAQLQRSLVRSHAAGSGAEIEREVVRALMLLRISTLATGRTGIREETLTTYVAVLNAGITPVVHEYGSLGCSGDLAPLSHCALALMGEGVVRDAAGERMQTADAFAAAGITPVELREKEGLALINGTDGMLGMLVLAITDLRMLLKVADITAAMSVEGQLGTDDVFAADLHALRPQPGQALSAANLRKLMQDSAIRDSHRDPEACTRVQDAYSLRCSPQVAGGVRDTVDHAARVAGFELASAVDNPVVTPDGRVESNGNFHGAPVAYVLDFLAIVAADLASISERRTDRFLDVSRNHGLHAFLADDPGVDSGHMIAQYTQAAIVSELKRLAAPASVDSIPSSAMQEDHVSMGWSAARKLRRSVDGLTRVLAVELLTAARALDLRAPLTPAPATAAVVSALRAAGAPEPGTDRFLAPEIETAVQLVASGAAVAAAESVTGPLN; from the coding sequence ATGACGACCACTGCCACCTCCGCGCCCCCGGTCACCGTCGGCACGGGCCCTCTGTCGTTCGAGGACGTCGTGGCGGTCGCCCGTCACGACGCCCGCATCGAGCTCTCCGCCGAGTCGCTGGCCGAGGTGCGCCGGACCCGCAAGGTCATCGAGGCGCTGGCCGACGACACGGTGGCGCACTACGGCGTCTCGACCGGCTTCGGCGCGCTCGCCACCCGACACATCCCCGTGGAGCTGCGGGCCCAGCTGCAGCGCTCGTTGGTGCGGTCCCACGCGGCCGGGTCCGGGGCGGAGATCGAGCGCGAAGTGGTGCGCGCGCTCATGCTGCTTCGCATCTCGACCCTCGCGACCGGCCGGACGGGGATCCGCGAGGAGACGCTGACGACCTACGTCGCCGTGCTCAACGCCGGCATCACCCCGGTGGTCCACGAGTACGGTTCGCTCGGCTGCTCGGGCGACCTCGCCCCGCTGTCGCACTGCGCGCTCGCGCTGATGGGCGAGGGCGTCGTCCGCGACGCGGCGGGCGAGCGGATGCAGACGGCTGACGCGTTCGCCGCGGCCGGGATCACGCCCGTCGAGCTGCGGGAGAAGGAGGGCCTGGCCCTCATCAACGGCACCGACGGCATGCTCGGGATGCTCGTCCTCGCGATCACCGACCTCCGGATGCTCCTCAAGGTCGCCGACATCACCGCCGCGATGAGCGTCGAGGGCCAGCTGGGGACTGACGACGTGTTCGCGGCAGACCTGCACGCCCTCCGCCCCCAGCCGGGGCAAGCCCTGTCTGCAGCGAACCTGCGAAAGCTCATGCAGGACAGTGCGATCCGCGACAGCCATCGCGACCCCGAGGCCTGCACGCGGGTCCAGGATGCCTACTCACTGCGGTGCTCGCCGCAGGTGGCCGGTGGCGTGCGCGACACCGTCGACCACGCTGCCCGGGTGGCCGGTTTCGAGCTCGCGTCGGCCGTGGACAACCCGGTCGTCACCCCCGATGGCCGCGTCGAGTCCAACGGCAACTTCCACGGGGCCCCGGTCGCCTACGTGCTCGACTTCCTCGCCATCGTGGCCGCCGACCTGGCCTCGATCTCGGAGCGCCGCACCGACCGGTTCCTCGACGTCTCGCGCAACCACGGCCTGCACGCGTTCCTCGCCGACGACCCGGGCGTCGACAGCGGCCACATGATCGCGCAGTACACCCAGGCCGCGATCGTGTCCGAGCTGAAGCGGCTCGCCGCCCCGGCCTCGGTCGACTCGATCCCCTCGAGTGCCATGCAGGAGGACCACGTGTCGATGGGCTGGTCGGCGGCGCGCAAGCTGCGTCGCTCGGTCGACGGCCTGACCCGGGTGCTGGCCGTCGAGCTTCTGACGGCGGCGCGGGCGCTCGACCTGCGGGCCCCGCTCACCCCGGCTCCCGCCACCGCGGCCGTGGTCTCGGCGCTGCGCGCCGCCGGCGCCCCCGAGCCCGGCACCGACCGGTTCCTCGCCCCCGAGATCGAGACGGCCGTGCAGCTCGTCGCCAGCGGTGCGGCAGTGGCCGCCGCGGAGTCCGTCACCGGCCCCCTCAACTGA